Proteins from a genomic interval of Cheilinus undulatus linkage group 15, ASM1832078v1, whole genome shotgun sequence:
- the LOC121522626 gene encoding olfactory receptor 1-like: MDNTTKIWSFVLAAYGNIGELKYLYFSAMLFWYLSICAANTVLIVVIYVDRRLHEPMYILLCNLSVNEMFGSTSLYPLMLSQMFSDTHEVTLPWCFLQMCCIYISASVEFCSLAAMAYDRHVSICYPLRYNIIMNTGRLVSIVVIIWLYSIASFIFSFAFITNLHFCGNVIEKVFCDHHLLIKLACSISTPNNISDLLFALVTIVIPFSLISVSYMKILAVCLNTSIENKQKALTTCTPQIVSVSNLFVGCIFHFVDSRFHVAHVPEKARIILSVYLLICQPIITPFMYGFKLPKIRDAFQKYFVHRKQMIF, from the coding sequence ATGGATAACACAACTAAGATTTGGTCGTTTGTGCTGGCTGCCTATGGTAACATTGGAGAGTTAAAATACTTGTATTTCAGTGCAATGCTGTTCTGGTATCTCTCAATTTGTGCTGCCAACACAGTTCTTATTGTTGTCATATATGTTGATAGAAGACTGCATGAACCAATGTATATATTACTCTGCAACTTATCTGTCAATGAAATGTTTGGCAGCACATCACTGTATCCTCTAATGCTCTCACAGATGTTTTCAGACACTCATGAAGTGACCCTGCCATGGTGTTTTCTGCAGATGTGCTGCATCTACATATCTGCATCTGTTGAGTTTTGCAGTTTAGCAGCCATGGCCTACGACAGGCATGTCTCAATCTGTTATCCTTTACGTTACAACATCATTATGAACACAGGGAGATTAGTTTCAATAGTTGTGATCATATGGCTGTATTCAATAGCAAGTTTTATATTCTCATTTGCATTCATCACAAACCTACATTTTTGTGGAAATGTGATTGAGAAAGTCTTCTGTGATCACCACTTATTGATAAAGCTTGCATGCTCCATTTCAACACCTAATAACATCTCTGACCTGCTTTTTGCCTTGGTAACTATTGTCATCCCATTTAGTCTCATTTCAGTCTCTTACATGAAGATTTTGGCTGTTTGTCTGAATACTTCTAtagaaaacaagcaaaaagcTTTGACTACCTGTACACCTCAAATTGTTTCAGTGTCAAACTTGTTTGTTggctgtatttttcattttgttgatTCCAGATTTCATGTTGCCCATGTACCTGAAAAAGCACGCATTATTTTATCCGTGTATCTCCTCATCTGCCAGCCGATTATCACCCCCTTTATGTATGGATTCAAGCTACCAAAGATCAGGGATGCCttccaaaaatattttgttcatagaaaacaaatgattttttaG
- the LOC121522624 gene encoding olfactory receptor 10A3-like gives MENSTVSFYFNLTMFMNIGHYRYLSFVLFLLLYSFIVYANFVMILIIIRERSLHEPMYIFIAFLCVNSLYGSAGFFPRFLMDLLSDSHLISRPACFTQIYIIYSYASYELTILSIMAYDRYVAVCHPLHYHRKMNSKTVCILAFLAWVSPACNLTITINMIVRLPLCGNTIQKVYCASWNVVKLSCITDAVNSIFAMLGAITIAFLPFAFILYTYLRIVLACWRKSSEIRGKVLQSCLPHVISFAIYSITSFGDTALSRQNQENMNPFVAIILSLEFVIIPPVLNPLVYGLKLPEIRKHIFKIFFIKAQMKRKSRTPDPSIIV, from the coding sequence ATGGAAAACAGCACTGTCTCCTTTTACTTTAACCTTACTATGTTCATGAACATTGGACACTATCGTTATCTATCCTTTGTTTTATTCCTTCTGctttacagttttattgtgtATGCTAATTTTGTCATGATATTGATCATAATAAGGGAACGTTCACTACATGAGCCcatgtatattttcattgcatttttatgTGTCAACTCTCTGTATGGATCTGCTGGCTTCTTCCCCAGATTCCTGATGGATCTCCTGTCTGATAGTCATTTAATCTCTCGTCCTGCTTGTTTCACTCAGATCTACATTATTTACTCATATGCTTCTTATGAACTCACCATTCTAAGCATAATGGCCTATGATCGATATGTTGCTGTCTGCCATCCCTTGCATTATCACAGGAAGATGAACTCTAAAACTGTGTGTATTCTGGCATTTCTGGCCTGGGTCAGTCCAGCCTGTAACCTGACCATAACCATCAACATGATCGTCAGGCTTCCTCTGTGTGGAAACACGATACAGAAGGTTTACTGTGCCAGCTGGAATGTTGTCAAACTATCCTGCATTACCGATGCTGTTAACAGTATTTTTGCAATGTTGGGGGCAATAACCATAGCATTCCTCCCCTTTGCTTTTATCCTATACACTTATCTGAGGATTGTTCTTGCTTGCTGGAGAAAGTCATCAGAGATCAGGGGGAAAGTTTTACAGAGCTGCTTACCACATGTTATTTCATTTGCCATTTATTCCATAACATCGTTTGGTGATACCGCCCTAAGCCGACAAAATCAGGAAAACATGAATCCATTTGTGGCcataattttgtctttagagtttGTTATTATTCCTCCAGTTCTGAATCCTCTTGTGTATGGATTGAAATTACcagaaataagaaaacacattttcaagatatttttcattaaagctCAAATGAAGAGGAAGTCACGAACACCGGATCCTTCAATTATTGTTTAA
- the LOC121522944 gene encoding putative gustatory receptor clone PTE03, protein MENSTEIWSFVLAAYGNIGELKYLYFSIMLFWYLSILAANTVLIVVIYVDRRLHEPMYILLCNLFVNEIAGSTSVYPLMLTQMFSDTHEVTLPWCFLQVSYLYISASVEFCNLAAMAYDRYVAICCPLRYNVILNTGRVFMIILMIWIYSFLSLIFTFSFTFRLKFCGNVINKVFCDFHLVIRLACSVSVFNNISDLLFALATIAIPFGLTSISYIKILAVCLNTSRENKQKAVTTCTPQIFSLSNMFLGCIFHFFDSRLQIAQIPDKLRIILSVYLLICQPIITPFMYGFKLPKIKNSCKAFIFDRK, encoded by the coding sequence ATGGAGAATTCCACTGAGATTTGGTCTTTTGTACTGGCTGCCTACGGTAACATTGGAGAGTTAAAATACTTGTATTTCAGCATAATGCTGTTCTGGTATCTCTCCATATTGGCAGCAAACACTGTTCTTATTGTGGTTATATATGTTGACAGGCGATTGCATGAGCCAATGTATATACTACTCTGTAATCTATTTGTGAATGAAATAGCTGGTAGCACTTCGGTATACCCTCTCATGCTCACACAGATGTTTTCAGACACCCATGAAGTGACTCTGCCATGGTGTTTTCTACAGGTGTCTTATCTCTACATATCTGCATCTGTTGAGTTTTGTAATCTGGCAGCCATGGCCTATGATAGATATGTCGCCATCTGCTGCCCTTTACGCTACAATGTGATTTTGAACACAGGGAGAGTCTTCATGATCATTCTGATGATATGGATTTATTCCTTCCTGAGTTTGATATTCACGTTTTCGTTCACCTTCCGTTTGAAATTCTGTGGAAATGTCATCAACAAAGTGTTTTGTGATTTCCACTTAGTGATCCGACTTGCATGCTCTGTTTCAGTATTTAACAACATTTCTGACCTGCTTTTTGCCTTGGCAACTATTGCCATCCCATTTGGTCTCACTTCAATCTCTTACATAAAGATTTTGGCTGTTTGTTTGAATACTTCAAGAGAGAACAAGCAAAAAGCTGTAACTACCTGTACACCACAGATTTTTTCACTGTCAAACATGTTTCTTGgctgcatttttcattttttcgaTTCTAGACTTCAAATTGCCCAAATACCTGATAAATTACGCATTATTTTATCTGTGTATCTCCTCATCTGCCAGCCGATTATCACTCCATTTATGTATGGATTCAAGCTACCCAAGATAAAAAACTCATGTAAAGCGTTTATATTTGATAGAAAGTAA
- the LOC121522622 gene encoding olfactory receptor 6C1-like has translation MTDNYSAITMFTLSGVSGTRNYRVTLFVVTLLCYCVIWLVNMTIIVTTIVDKNLHQPMYIFLCNLCINALYGTTGFYPKFLKDLLSTTNMISYAGCLLQGFVLHSSACADFSLLAVMAFDRYVAICRPLVYHSVMTKQRTGVFVFIAWCLPLFLLFISTITTSTLRMCGSHIPRIYCINYFVGKLACSASIAMVVSPAFNYTFYFCHAVFVFWSYVKLIKTCLISQENRSKFMQTCLPHLLCLFTVLASLLFDLLYIRFGSKKFNQSLRNFVSIEFLVIPPIINPLIYGLNLTQIRNRVKNVLFGRCLSASAHH, from the coding sequence ATGACAGACAACTATTCTGCAATTACCATGTTTACTCTTTCAGGGGTAAGTGGGACGAGAAACTACAGAGTCACTCTCTTTGTTGTTACTCTCTTGTGTTACTGTGTGATTTGGCTTGTGAATATGACCATCATTGTCACTACTATTGTAGATAAAAACCTTCATCAACCCATGTATATCTTCCTCTGTAATCTGTGCATCAATGCACTCTATGGAACGACTGGCTTTTACCCTAAATTCCTCAAGGATCTTCTGTCCACCACTAATATGATCTCTTATGCAGGATGCCTTCTACAAGGTTTTGTTCTGCACTCTTCAGCTTGTGCTGATTTCTCTCTTTTAGCTGTAATGGCCTTTGACCGATATGTGGCGATATGTCGACCTTTAGTCTACCactctgtgatgactaaacaaagaactggtgtttttgtgttcattGCTTGGTGTCTTCCCTTATTTCTGTTGTTCATTAGCACGATAACAACATCAACATTGAGGATGTGTGGCTCACACATACCCAGGATCTACTGTATTAACTACTTTGTTGGTAAACTGGCTTGTTCTGCCTCCATAGCAATGGTTGTGAGTCCTGCTTTTAATTACACTTTTTATTTCTGccatgctgtgtttgttttttggtcttATGTTAAACTGATCAAAACATGTCTCATCTCACAAGAGAACAGAAGTAAGTTCATGCAAACATGTCTGCCTCATTTACTCTGTTTATTCACAGTGCTTGCTTCTTTGCTCTTTGACTTGCTGTACATACGATTCGGCTCTAAAAAGTTCAACCAAAGTTTGAGGAATTTTGTGTCTATAGAATTTCTTGTTATTCCTCCAATCATCAATCCGCTCATTTATGGTTTAAACCTGACACAAATAAGAAACAGGGTTAAGAATGTTTTGTTTGGTAGGTGTCTCAGTGCTTCTGCACATCACTGA
- the LOC121522985 gene encoding olfactory receptor 10A7-like, with product MENSTGSFYFNLTMFVNIGHYRYPAFVFCFLLYCFIVYANLVIITVISRERALHGPMYVFIALLSVNSVYGSTGFFPRFLMDLLSVSHLISRPACFTQIYIIYTYASNEMTILGIMAYDRYVAICNPLHYHRKMTSKTVFMLAALAWLFPAFGLMACISLSIRLPLCGNEIQKLFCANWNVVKLSCVATDENNIYGFWLTATTVFFPLSFVLYTYMRILAVCWRSSAEFKGKVLHSCLPHMVSFVIYSIAGFCDIALSRYDIEEINPLVAGVLSLEFVVIPPILNPLVYGLKLPEIRRQILQMLSLHKRIS from the coding sequence ATGGAGAACAGTACCGGttccttttattttaacctCACCATGTTTGTGAACATTGGACACTATCGCTATCCAGCCTTTGTGTTCTGCTTCCTGCTCTACTGCTTTATTGTGTACGCTAACCTTGTGATAATAACAGTGATATCACGAGAAAGAGCTCTGCATGGGCCCATGTATGTGTTTATCGCTTTATTATCTGTGAATTCTGTGTATGGATCGACCGGATTCTTCCCCAGATTCCTCATGGATCTTCTGTCTGTGAGTCATCTGATCTCTCGTCCTGCTTGTTTCACGCAGATCTACATTATTTACACATATGCTTCGAATGAAATGACTATTCTTGGCATTATGGCCTATGATAGATATGTAGCTATATGTAATCCTCTACACTATCATAGAAAGATGACCTCTAAGACTGTTTTCATGTTGGCAGCACTGGCGTGGCTTTTTCCTGCCTTTGGTCTCATGGCGTGCATTTCCCTGTCAATCAGGCTTCCTTTATGTGGGAATGAGATACAAAAACTCTTCTGTGCCAACTGGAATGTAGTAAAACTGTCGTGTGTTGCCACTGATGAAAACAATATTTATGGCTTTTGGTTGACTGCAACAACAGTTTTCTTTCCACTTTCTTTTGTCTTATATACTTACATGAGGATTCTTGCTGTTTGCTGGAGAAGCTCTGCAGAATTCAAAGGGAAAGTGTTACACAGCTGTCTCCCACACATGGTCTCATTTGTGATTTATTCCATTGCTGGATTTTGTGATATCGCCTTGAGTCGGTATGATATTGAAGAGATAAATCCACTTGTTGCAGGTGTTCTTTCACTGGAGTTTGTTGTCATTCCTCCGATTCTGAATCCTCTTGTTTACGGCCTTAAACTACCAGAAATAAGAAGACAGATTCTACAAATGTTATCACTGCATAAGAGGATTTCTTGA
- the LOC121522625 gene encoding olfactory receptor 10H2-like, whose product MTNASNVFLFTLTSFSATTNYRITLFSLTCLCYCTILVVNVCLILTIVLDQNLHEPMYIFVCNLCINGLYGTAAFYPKFAADLLSDIHVISYVGCFLQIFVIYTYATTDFSVLALMAYDRYVAICRPLEYHLIMSLRRSAVLIGVAWIVPIVCEILVVSLTSNLKLCGSHIQKLYCENWSVVKLACGSTTANSIVGMIIILFYCGHVLFILCSYVPLVKSAIKSKESRKKFTQTCVPHLLCLLNVTAALLFDVMYSRYGSASVAPSVKNFMAIQFLMMPPIFNPIIYGMILTKIRQRMVRLCMMACQNYLSWTAHTTAVVKKAQQRLHLLRVLRRNPVKERLLVAFYRSTIESVLTYGITAWYANCSEGHKNCPKDHWLSLALPGRHRRQAVSEASEADCC is encoded by the exons ATGACAAATGCATCCAATGTGTTTCTATTTACACTTACCAGCTTCAGTGCCACAACCAACTACAGAATCACACTtttctctctcacttgtctTTGCTATTGTACAATTCTGGTggtaaatgtgtgtttgattttaacCATCGTCTTGGATCAAAACCTGCATGAACccatgtacatttttgtgtgtaaccTCTGTATTAATGGACTTTATGGCACTGCAgcattttatccaaagtttgCTGCTGATCTGCTGTCTGATATTCATGTGATCTCATATGTTGGATgttttttgcaaatctttgtAATATATACCTATGCAACGACTGATTTCTCAGTCTTAGCTCTCATGGCGTATGATCGATACGTGGCTATCTGCCGACCACTGGAGTATCATTTGATAATGTCTTTACGGAGAAGTGCTGTTCTTATTGGTGTAGCCTGGATTGTTCCTATAGTCTGTGAGATCTTGGTTGTCAGTTTAACATCCAACCTGAAGTTATGTGGCTCTCACATACAGAAACTTTATTGTGAGAACTGGTCAGTAGTGAAACTTGCTTGTGGCTCGACAACAGCAAACAGCATAGTGGGGATGATTATTATTCTCTTCTATTGTGGCCATGTTCTGTTCATTTTGTGCTCATATGTGCCGTTGGTTAAATCAGCTATAAAGTCCAAAGAGAGCAGGAAGAAATTTACACAAACATGTGTGCCACATTTGTTGTGCTTGCTTAATGTCACAGCTGCTTTACTCTTTGACGTCATGTACTCCAGGTATGGATCTGCTTCTGTGGCCCCGAGTGTCAAAAACTTCATGGCCATACAGTTTCTCATGATGCCCCCTATTTTCAACCCCATTATTTATGGGATGATCCTGACTAAGATTCGACAAAGAATGGTACGTTTGTGTATGATGGCATGTCAGAATT ACCTCTCCTGGACTGCCCACACAACTGCAGTAGTTAAAAAGGCCCAACAAAGACTTCACTTACTAAGGGTGCTGAGAAGGAACCCTGTGAAGGAGAGGCTGCTGGTGGCCTTCTACCGCAGCACCATTGAGAGCGTCCTCACCTATGGCATCACGGCCTGGTATGCTAACTGTTCAGAGGGTCATAAAAACTGCCCAAAAGATCACTGGCTGTCCCTTGCCCTCCCTGGACGACATCGCCGGCAAGCAGTGTCTGAGGCGAGTGAGGCAGATTGCTGCTGA